A part of Leifsonia xyli subsp. xyli str. CTCB07 genomic DNA contains:
- a CDS encoding glutamate-5-semialdehyde dehydrogenase translates to MSPTSTATSLTDRFSAAKRASIALAIASNAEKDAALRGIAEGVLAAADSILAANAVDLATGRENGLSTGLLDRLTLTPARLQGLADAVLEIVALTDPVGQTVRGSALPNGVKITQIRVPFGVVGAIYEARPNVTIDIAALALKSGNAAVLRGGSAAIATNGVLVGVIQEALAAAGLPADAVQTIDDFGREGANGLMQARGFVDVLIPRGSAGLIQIVVTQSAVPVIETGAGVVHIVLDESAREDWAVDIVRNAKAQRPSACNAVETVLVLRAAAERLLSPVLGALTEAGVTIHADEIALPHSPGAIAVTAEDYATEHMSLDVSVRVVDDLDAAIEHIRTHSTQHTEAIVTNDLANAERFLNEVDSAVVMVNASTRFTDGGEFGFGAEVGISTQKLHARGPMGLPELTSTKWIVRGAGQVRS, encoded by the coding sequence ATGTCACCGACCTCCACCGCCACCTCGCTGACCGACCGGTTCTCCGCCGCCAAACGCGCTTCGATCGCTCTGGCCATCGCCTCCAACGCCGAGAAGGACGCCGCCCTGCGCGGTATCGCCGAGGGCGTCCTCGCTGCGGCGGACAGCATTCTGGCGGCCAACGCGGTCGACCTTGCCACCGGGCGGGAGAACGGGCTCTCGACCGGCCTGCTCGACCGTCTCACGCTCACCCCCGCGCGGCTGCAGGGACTGGCGGACGCCGTGCTCGAGATCGTCGCGCTCACCGATCCCGTCGGCCAGACGGTGCGCGGGAGCGCCCTCCCGAACGGAGTGAAGATCACCCAGATCCGCGTCCCGTTCGGCGTGGTGGGAGCGATCTACGAGGCCAGACCCAATGTGACCATCGACATTGCGGCGCTCGCGCTGAAGAGCGGCAACGCAGCGGTGCTACGCGGCGGCAGCGCTGCGATCGCCACCAACGGCGTGCTCGTCGGCGTGATCCAGGAGGCTCTGGCCGCCGCGGGACTCCCCGCGGACGCGGTGCAGACGATCGACGACTTTGGGCGAGAGGGCGCGAATGGGCTCATGCAGGCACGCGGGTTCGTCGACGTGCTCATCCCGCGCGGCAGCGCCGGCCTCATCCAGATCGTGGTCACCCAGTCGGCGGTCCCGGTCATCGAGACCGGCGCGGGTGTGGTCCACATCGTTCTGGACGAGAGCGCGCGCGAAGACTGGGCGGTCGATATCGTGCGCAACGCCAAGGCGCAGCGTCCCAGCGCATGCAATGCGGTGGAGACGGTGCTCGTGCTTCGGGCGGCCGCGGAGCGGTTGCTGTCTCCGGTCCTGGGCGCGCTGACCGAAGCCGGGGTCACCATCCACGCCGATGAGATCGCTCTGCCGCACTCGCCGGGCGCGATCGCCGTGACCGCGGAGGACTACGCGACCGAGCACATGAGCCTCGACGTCTCGGTGCGGGTCGTGGACGATCTGGATGCTGCGATCGAGCACATCCGCACCCACTCCACCCAGCACACCGAGGCGATCGTGACGAACGACCTCGCCAATGCGGAGCGTTTCCTGAACGAAGTGGACTCCGCGGTCGTCATGGTCAACGCCTCCACGCGCTTCACCGACGGCGGCGAGTTCGGCTTCGGCGCCGAAGTCGGGATCTCCACCCAGAAGCTTCATGCCCGCGGCCCGATGGGGCTGCCGGAGCTCACCAGCACGAAATGGATCGTCCGCGGGGCCGGTCAGGTCCGCAGCTGA
- a CDS encoding zf-TFIIB domain-containing protein, which yields MKCPTDNSTLIMSERTGIEIDYCPECRGVWLDRGELDKIIERSAAPAAEPIPARYDERRLHPHNPYPQKKRRENWLSELFD from the coding sequence GTGAAGTGCCCCACCGACAACAGCACCCTCATCATGAGCGAGCGCACCGGCATCGAGATCGACTACTGCCCGGAGTGCCGCGGCGTGTGGCTCGATCGCGGTGAGCTCGACAAGATCATCGAGCGCTCCGCAGCGCCTGCGGCTGAGCCGATCCCTGCTCGGTACGATGAGCGGCGTTTGCACCCTCACAACCCTTATCCGCAGAAGAAGCGTCGCGAGAACTGGCTCAGCGAGCTCTTCGACTGA
- the rplU gene encoding 50S ribosomal protein L21, whose amino-acid sequence MVYAVVRAGGRQEKVEVGTIVTMDRVKDGENGTIELAAVLLVDGDKITSDAKSLSKVTVTATVLEDLRGPKIVIQKFKNKTGYKKRQGHRQELTRVKIIGIK is encoded by the coding sequence GTGGTTTACGCAGTTGTGCGCGCCGGTGGCCGGCAGGAGAAGGTCGAGGTCGGCACCATCGTGACGATGGACCGCGTGAAGGACGGCGAGAACGGCACCATCGAGTTGGCCGCTGTGCTGCTTGTCGACGGTGACAAGATCACCTCGGACGCGAAATCGCTCTCGAAAGTCACGGTCACAGCCACCGTGCTGGAGGACCTGCGCGGCCCGAAGATCGTCATTCAGAAGTTCAAGAACAAGACCGGCTACAAGAAGCGCCAGGGCCACCGTCAGGAGCTCACGCGCGTCAAGATCATCGGCATCAAGTAG
- the rsfS gene encoding ribosome silencing factor — protein sequence MTATQHARDILLIAAAAADARSGTDIVALDVSGPLPLTDVFLLVSGRVERTVIAIASEVEDRLNEAGIRTLRREGTSEGRWVLLDFGDLVVHVFHEEDRMYYSLERLWKDCPALPLPVPERAE from the coding sequence GTGACCGCCACCCAGCACGCCAGGGACATCCTGCTCATCGCAGCGGCCGCCGCCGACGCGAGGAGCGGGACAGATATCGTCGCGCTGGACGTCTCAGGCCCCTTGCCACTGACGGACGTTTTTCTCCTGGTGAGCGGCCGGGTCGAGCGCACGGTCATCGCCATCGCCTCCGAAGTGGAAGACCGCCTCAACGAGGCCGGCATCCGCACGCTGCGCCGCGAAGGCACGTCTGAGGGGCGCTGGGTTCTCCTTGATTTCGGCGACCTCGTCGTCCACGTATTCCACGAAGAGGACAGGATGTACTACAGCCTTGAGCGCCTCTGGAAAGACTGCCCGGCTCTCCCGCTGCCCGTCCCTGAGCGCGCCGAGTAA
- a CDS encoding DUF4031 domain-containing protein, with protein sequence MTVLIDPPAWHAHGMLWSHLVSDSSIDELHAFAAAGVPARAFDLDHYDIPDKRYDELIAAGARPVPGRELVARLIASGLRVRARGLRGH encoded by the coding sequence ATGACGGTCCTGATCGATCCCCCGGCATGGCACGCGCACGGCATGTTGTGGTCCCACCTGGTCAGCGATTCCTCGATCGACGAACTGCACGCTTTCGCCGCCGCCGGCGTCCCAGCGCGAGCGTTCGACCTCGACCACTACGACATCCCCGACAAGCGCTACGACGAGCTGATCGCGGCGGGAGCGCGTCCCGTGCCTGGGAGGGAACTCGTCGCACGCCTCATCGCCAGCGGACTGCGGGTGCGCGCACGCGGCCTCCGCGGGCACTGA
- a CDS encoding Rne/Rng family ribonuclease: MVENENIDNTNATSTEGEGTGRKRRGIFGTRRAGRSALSTGAAEPAAITAEPVETAAVAVDRRAETLPAPGDGAGPAAERATTEKVAAEPGSAPSAPVAAHEPPALPEPHGEQPDADATLFPAVPGLPPTALLFQAPEIIPLPPLPDGEEEPSATVRRRLRRRAGEPGRSDTNDPASTVVKVRAPREPELITEPQKVKGSTRLEAKKQRRRDGRAAGRRRPVITEAEFLARRESVDRQMVVRSKGGRIQIGVLEDKVLVEHYVARSQEASLIGNVYLGRVQNVLPSMEAAFVDIGRGRGRNAVLYSGEVDWDAVETGNQPRRIELALKPGDRVLVQVTKDPVGHKGARLTSQISLPGHYLVYVPNGSMNGISRKLPDTERSRLKKILKEVLPESAGVIVRTAAEGATEEQLTLDVTRLTAQWADISRQNETQQAPALLHSEPDLLIKIIRDVFNEDFQKLVIAGDDARQTIESYLRQVAPDLLDRVEAYTGERDAFDEHRITEQIEKALERKVWLPSGGSLVIDRTEAMTVVDVNTGKFVGSGGNLEETVTKNNLEAAEEIVRQLRLRDIGGIIVVDFIDMVLESNRDLVLRRLIECLSRDRTKHQVAEVTSLGLVQMTRKKLSLGLLETFSEACEVCAGRGVIVHHDPVVKSRQPQQPQNERRRGRGGNGSGSSAPAHSGSGTHAITDDAKNALAQIAASTIHAHAVDEGAKPVEGAASVAEAQETPAPKKRRRKGKSAQRDEQKTAAAGTSGEDVPAAAGPDRVVLPVVDLLDAAPAPTAKTSTVETELLLDSVLDSLPQPKAPDAGRKRSRRESTAVIAGGELAPADGDQQP; this comes from the coding sequence ATGGTGGAAAACGAGAATATCGACAACACGAACGCTACGAGCACGGAAGGGGAGGGCACCGGACGCAAGCGCCGCGGGATCTTCGGAACCCGCCGCGCCGGACGATCTGCTCTGTCCACGGGTGCGGCCGAGCCGGCGGCAATCACCGCTGAACCGGTCGAGACCGCCGCAGTGGCGGTCGATCGGCGCGCCGAGACGCTGCCCGCTCCCGGAGACGGCGCCGGCCCGGCAGCGGAGAGGGCAACCACCGAGAAGGTCGCGGCAGAACCGGGCTCTGCGCCGTCCGCTCCTGTCGCCGCCCATGAGCCGCCCGCCTTGCCGGAGCCCCACGGCGAGCAGCCGGACGCCGACGCGACGCTCTTCCCGGCCGTTCCGGGCCTGCCGCCGACGGCGCTCCTCTTCCAGGCGCCAGAGATCATTCCGCTGCCGCCGCTCCCTGACGGCGAGGAGGAGCCCTCGGCCACCGTCCGCCGCCGCTTGCGCCGCCGTGCCGGCGAGCCGGGCCGCTCCGACACGAACGACCCCGCCAGCACTGTTGTGAAGGTGCGCGCGCCGCGGGAGCCGGAGCTCATCACCGAGCCGCAGAAGGTCAAGGGCTCCACGCGCCTGGAGGCCAAGAAGCAGCGTCGCCGCGACGGCCGCGCCGCCGGCCGCCGCCGGCCTGTCATCACCGAGGCCGAGTTCCTCGCCCGGCGCGAGTCCGTCGACCGGCAGATGGTCGTCCGCTCTAAAGGTGGCCGCATCCAGATCGGCGTCCTGGAGGATAAGGTCCTGGTCGAGCATTACGTCGCCCGTTCGCAGGAGGCGTCGCTGATCGGCAACGTTTACCTGGGCCGGGTACAGAACGTGCTGCCGAGCATGGAAGCGGCGTTCGTCGACATCGGCCGCGGCCGCGGCCGCAACGCGGTTCTCTACTCCGGCGAGGTCGACTGGGATGCAGTGGAGACCGGCAACCAGCCGCGCCGCATCGAGCTGGCGCTGAAGCCCGGAGATCGTGTGCTCGTCCAGGTCACGAAGGACCCGGTCGGCCACAAAGGCGCCCGGCTCACCAGCCAGATTTCGCTCCCGGGCCACTACCTCGTCTACGTACCGAACGGCTCCATGAACGGCATCAGCCGCAAGCTCCCGGACACCGAGCGTTCGCGTCTCAAGAAGATCCTCAAAGAGGTGCTCCCGGAGAGCGCCGGCGTGATCGTGCGCACGGCCGCAGAGGGGGCGACCGAGGAGCAGCTGACGCTCGATGTGACCCGCCTCACCGCGCAGTGGGCGGACATCTCGAGGCAGAACGAGACCCAGCAGGCGCCCGCGCTCCTCCATAGCGAGCCCGACCTCCTGATCAAGATCATCCGGGATGTCTTCAACGAGGACTTCCAGAAGCTCGTCATCGCCGGGGACGACGCGCGCCAGACGATCGAGAGCTACTTGCGTCAGGTCGCACCCGATCTGCTCGACCGCGTCGAGGCCTACACCGGCGAGCGCGATGCGTTCGACGAGCACCGCATCACCGAGCAGATCGAGAAGGCGCTGGAGCGCAAGGTCTGGCTGCCTTCCGGCGGCTCGCTTGTCATCGACCGCACCGAGGCGATGACCGTGGTCGACGTCAACACCGGCAAGTTCGTGGGCTCGGGCGGCAACCTCGAAGAGACCGTCACCAAGAACAATCTGGAGGCGGCCGAGGAGATCGTGCGCCAGCTCCGGCTGCGCGACATCGGCGGCATCATCGTCGTGGACTTCATCGATATGGTGCTCGAGTCGAACCGCGATCTCGTGTTGCGCCGCCTGATCGAGTGCCTGAGTCGCGACCGCACGAAGCACCAGGTGGCCGAAGTCACCTCGCTCGGCCTCGTGCAGATGACCCGCAAGAAGCTCAGCCTCGGCCTGCTGGAGACCTTCAGCGAGGCGTGCGAGGTCTGCGCCGGCCGCGGTGTGATCGTGCATCACGATCCGGTTGTGAAGAGCCGCCAGCCTCAGCAGCCGCAGAATGAGCGCCGCCGCGGCCGAGGTGGCAACGGCAGCGGCTCTTCTGCTCCGGCACACAGCGGCTCCGGCACTCATGCCATCACCGATGACGCGAAGAACGCGCTCGCGCAGATCGCGGCCTCCACCATCCACGCCCACGCCGTCGACGAGGGGGCGAAGCCCGTGGAGGGCGCTGCCTCCGTCGCGGAGGCTCAGGAGACGCCCGCTCCGAAGAAGCGTCGCCGCAAGGGCAAGAGCGCGCAGCGCGACGAGCAGAAGACCGCGGCGGCCGGGACTTCCGGCGAGGACGTCCCGGCCGCCGCAGGTCCGGACCGCGTCGTCCTGCCGGTCGTCGACCTGCTGGACGCCGCTCCTGCTCCCACAGCGAAGACATCGACCGTCGAAACCGAACTGCTGCTCGACTCGGTCCTTGACTCGCTGCCGCAGCCGAAGGCGCCGGACGCGGGGCGCAAGCGCAGCCGCCGCGAATCCACTGCGGTCATCGCCGGGGGCGAGCTCGCTCCTGCGGACGGCGACCAGCAGCCCTGA
- the obgE gene encoding GTPase ObgE, translating to MATFVDRVTVHLRAGNGGNGCVSVRREKFKPLAGPDGGNGGNGGDIVLVADPQVTTLLGYHRRPHRSSGNGGFGMGDHRSGHTGEDLELPVPVGTVVKSSEGAELADLTEPGMRIVAAPGGIGGLGNAALSNPKRKAPGFALLGTPGWEGDILLELKTVADIALVGYPSAGKSSLIAALSAAKPKIADYPFTTLHPNLGVVQVGDVRYTVADVPGLIEGASEGRGLGFEFLRHVERCSALLHVLDCATLEPGRDPLSDLDVILAELAAYPVPEGQLPLLERPQLIALNKIDVPDARELADFLRPDLEARGYRVFEISTVSHEGLRPLSFALAELVERARKEQAVLDETRPRIIVRPKTVDDSGFVVKVEGGSEGPVYRVLGAKPERWVAQTDFQNDEAIGYLAARLAKLGVEDQLVRVGAVAGSTVVIGRENGVVFDWEPTLTSAAELISSPRGTDARIGVNARPTRAQRREDYFDRMDAKAEARAELLREREAGLWKDDDAAVQGGSEETGRE from the coding sequence ATGGCGACGTTCGTGGATCGCGTGACGGTGCATCTGCGCGCCGGAAACGGCGGAAACGGGTGCGTGTCCGTCCGCCGGGAGAAGTTCAAGCCGTTGGCAGGACCGGACGGCGGAAACGGCGGAAACGGCGGGGACATCGTTCTCGTGGCCGACCCGCAGGTGACCACGCTGCTCGGCTACCACCGGCGCCCGCACCGCTCGAGCGGCAACGGCGGCTTCGGGATGGGCGACCACCGCAGCGGCCACACGGGCGAGGACCTGGAACTGCCGGTTCCGGTCGGCACGGTCGTGAAGTCGTCTGAGGGTGCGGAGCTGGCCGATCTGACCGAGCCGGGCATGCGCATCGTGGCCGCGCCCGGTGGCATCGGCGGCCTCGGCAATGCGGCGCTGTCGAACCCGAAGCGCAAGGCTCCCGGGTTCGCACTGCTCGGCACTCCGGGCTGGGAGGGCGATATCCTCCTCGAACTGAAGACTGTCGCGGACATCGCGCTGGTGGGCTACCCCTCCGCAGGCAAATCGAGCCTGATCGCTGCGCTCTCGGCGGCGAAGCCGAAGATCGCGGACTATCCGTTCACCACCCTCCATCCCAACCTCGGCGTCGTACAGGTGGGCGACGTCCGTTACACGGTCGCCGACGTGCCCGGATTGATCGAAGGCGCGAGCGAGGGCAGGGGGCTCGGCTTCGAATTCCTGCGCCACGTCGAGCGCTGCTCGGCTCTGCTGCACGTCCTCGACTGCGCGACCCTCGAGCCGGGCCGCGATCCGCTGAGCGACCTGGATGTCATCCTGGCCGAACTCGCCGCCTACCCCGTTCCGGAGGGCCAGCTGCCCCTGCTCGAGCGTCCGCAGCTGATCGCGCTCAACAAGATCGACGTGCCAGATGCCCGGGAATTGGCCGATTTCCTGCGCCCGGACCTGGAAGCGCGCGGCTACCGCGTGTTCGAGATCTCCACGGTGAGCCACGAGGGGCTGAGGCCGCTGTCGTTCGCCCTCGCGGAGCTTGTGGAGCGGGCGCGCAAGGAGCAGGCTGTTCTCGACGAGACCCGTCCGCGAATCATCGTGCGCCCGAAGACCGTGGACGACTCGGGCTTCGTCGTCAAGGTCGAAGGTGGCTCGGAGGGCCCGGTCTACCGTGTTCTGGGCGCCAAACCCGAGCGCTGGGTGGCCCAGACCGACTTCCAGAACGACGAGGCGATCGGCTACCTCGCCGCTCGGCTGGCGAAGCTGGGCGTCGAGGATCAGCTGGTGCGGGTCGGCGCCGTCGCCGGTTCGACGGTCGTCATCGGGCGCGAGAACGGCGTCGTGTTCGACTGGGAGCCGACGCTGACCTCCGCGGCGGAGCTGATCTCCTCCCCGCGCGGCACCGATGCACGCATCGGTGTGAACGCCCGTCCGACGCGCGCTCAGCGGCGGGAAGACTACTTCGATCGCATGGACGCGAAGGCCGAAGCCCGTGCGGAACTCCTCCGCGAGCGCGAGGCTGGCCTCTGGAAGGACGACGACGCGGCCGTTCAGGGTGGGAGCGAGGAGACAGGAAGGGAATGA
- the rpmA gene encoding 50S ribosomal protein L27 codes for MAHKKGASSTRNGRDSNAQRLGVKRFGGQTVNAGEILVRQRGTHFHPGANVGRGGDDTLFALAAGSVEFGAKGGRKVVNIVAVEA; via the coding sequence ATGGCACACAAAAAGGGAGCGAGTTCCACTCGCAACGGTCGTGACTCGAACGCTCAGCGCCTCGGCGTGAAGCGCTTCGGCGGCCAGACTGTCAATGCCGGTGAGATCCTGGTCCGCCAGCGCGGCACCCACTTCCACCCGGGCGCCAATGTCGGCCGCGGCGGCGACGACACCCTGTTCGCCCTGGCGGCGGGCTCGGTTGAGTTCGGCGCCAAGGGCGGCCGCAAGGTCGTCAACATCGTCGCCGTCGAGGCCTGA
- the nadD gene encoding nicotinate-nucleotide adenylyltransferase: MELTEKSRPRIGVMGGTFDPIHHGHLVAASEVAQSFDLDEVVFVPTGRPWQKGAVTPAEHRYLMTVIATASNPRFTVSRVDVDRIGPTYTIDTLRDLHEERPEAELFFITGADAIAQILSWRDVEELWKLAHFVAVSRPGHDLSISGLPQQDVSLLEVPALAISSTDCRDRVNRGMPVWYLVPDGVVQYISKHHLYRSVA; the protein is encoded by the coding sequence ATGGAGCTGACGGAGAAGAGCCGGCCACGCATCGGCGTGATGGGCGGAACCTTCGATCCCATCCATCACGGTCACCTCGTGGCTGCGAGCGAAGTCGCGCAATCCTTCGATTTGGACGAGGTCGTCTTCGTGCCGACCGGCCGCCCTTGGCAGAAGGGCGCGGTGACCCCGGCCGAGCACCGGTACTTGATGACGGTGATCGCCACCGCCTCGAATCCGCGCTTCACGGTGAGCCGGGTGGATGTGGACCGCATCGGCCCGACCTACACGATCGACACTCTGCGCGACCTCCACGAGGAGCGGCCCGAGGCCGAACTGTTTTTTATCACCGGAGCCGACGCCATCGCGCAGATTCTCAGCTGGCGCGACGTCGAGGAACTGTGGAAGCTCGCGCACTTCGTGGCTGTGAGTCGCCCGGGACATGACTTGAGTATTTCTGGACTCCCACAACAGGACGTAAGCTTGTTGGAAGTTCCGGCCCTCGCGATCTCTTCGACCGACTGCCGGGATCGGGTGAACAGGGGAATGCCGGTCTGGTATCTCGTCCCAGACGGGGTTGTCCAGTACATCTCCAAACACCATTTGTATCGGAGCGTGGCATGA
- the proB gene encoding glutamate 5-kinase has product MTIDDRGQIRSARRIVVKVGSSSISGENAGQIGPLVDALAEAHGRGSQVVLVSSGAIATGIPYLALTERPKDLATQQAAAAVGQNVLIYRYQDSLDRYGIVAGQVLLTARDVENPTHRSNAKRAMERLLDLRILPIVNENDTVATHEIRFGDNDRLAALVAKLVEADLLVLLSDVDALYTKPPQESGAERIAHVGWNDQLEGVEIGSAGPSGVGTGGALTKVSAARQAAEHGTAVVLTATSLVVDALRGEPVGTWFAPAQETAVESAPAS; this is encoded by the coding sequence ATGACCATCGACGACCGCGGCCAGATCCGCTCCGCCCGGCGCATCGTTGTGAAGGTGGGCTCCTCCTCCATCAGCGGCGAGAACGCAGGCCAGATCGGCCCGTTGGTGGACGCCCTGGCCGAAGCCCACGGCCGCGGTTCGCAGGTCGTCCTCGTCTCCTCGGGCGCGATCGCGACGGGCATCCCGTATCTCGCCCTCACGGAGCGTCCGAAGGATCTCGCCACTCAGCAGGCTGCCGCCGCAGTCGGGCAGAATGTGCTCATCTACCGTTACCAGGACAGCCTCGACCGGTACGGCATCGTCGCCGGTCAGGTGTTGCTGACCGCGCGCGACGTGGAGAATCCGACGCATCGGAGCAATGCGAAACGCGCGATGGAGCGGCTGCTCGATCTGCGCATTCTGCCGATCGTCAACGAGAACGACACCGTTGCGACGCATGAGATCCGCTTCGGCGACAACGACCGCCTCGCCGCGCTCGTGGCGAAGCTGGTCGAGGCCGATCTGCTGGTACTCCTCTCCGATGTGGACGCGCTCTACACCAAACCCCCGCAGGAATCCGGCGCCGAGCGGATCGCCCACGTCGGCTGGAACGACCAGCTGGAGGGCGTCGAGATCGGCTCGGCCGGTCCCTCCGGCGTCGGCACCGGCGGCGCACTGACGAAGGTCTCGGCGGCTCGTCAGGCCGCCGAGCACGGCACAGCGGTGGTGCTCACCGCGACCTCGCTCGTGGTGGATGCGCTTCGCGGGGAGCCGGTCGGCACCTGGTTCGCGCCGGCGCAGGAGACGGCCGTGGAAAGCGCTCCGGCGTCCTAG
- a CDS encoding LCP family protein, whose translation MPRRRTAISALKLVSGVIVVALISTTFVSAYAVWDVSRSVKKGVQLSALPGHTAAPQDIPDVGAIDGGVNLLLVGTDSRSGLGGVYNNPAEQDASTGQGNNDVTMLLHIAQDHKSMMVVSFPRDLMVSIPECPGLKGGGTSGSSFAMFNTALSRGGLPCVVLTVEKLTGVQIPFAATVNFNGVSAMSNAVGGVEVCLATPVSDGYTNPPLHLPAGKNTLVGDQALSFLRSRHGVGDGSDLGRISNQQVFLSALARKIVSGGVLSNPVQLYTLAKAVVANVTPSQTLTNPMTLVQIALALKDTGLENMVFLQYPTVADPDNANRVVPQSSAAKAVNQALVQDQPVKLTGTTGRGAEDPNPTPTPAPAATGAATQQPATSTPTGGGSVELPSNVTGQTAAQQTCTRGNN comes from the coding sequence TTGCCGCGCCGACGGACAGCGATCTCCGCACTGAAGCTGGTGTCCGGTGTGATCGTGGTCGCCCTCATCAGCACGACGTTCGTCTCCGCTTACGCGGTGTGGGATGTGTCGCGCTCGGTGAAGAAGGGCGTCCAGCTGTCTGCGCTCCCGGGGCACACGGCCGCGCCGCAGGACATCCCGGATGTTGGTGCCATCGACGGCGGCGTCAACCTGCTCCTCGTGGGCACGGACAGCCGGAGCGGACTCGGCGGCGTCTACAACAATCCCGCTGAGCAAGACGCGTCCACCGGCCAAGGGAACAACGATGTGACGATGCTTCTGCATATCGCCCAGGATCATAAGAGCATGATGGTCGTCAGTTTCCCGCGTGACCTGATGGTGTCCATACCGGAGTGCCCTGGGCTCAAAGGGGGTGGAACATCCGGTTCTTCCTTTGCGATGTTCAACACGGCCCTCTCACGCGGCGGGCTGCCGTGCGTGGTGCTGACGGTCGAGAAACTGACCGGTGTGCAGATCCCGTTCGCAGCGACGGTGAACTTCAACGGCGTCAGCGCCATGTCGAACGCCGTCGGTGGGGTGGAGGTCTGCCTGGCCACACCGGTGAGCGACGGCTACACGAACCCGCCGCTCCATCTGCCGGCGGGGAAGAACACGCTGGTCGGGGACCAGGCGCTCTCCTTCCTGCGCAGCCGCCACGGCGTCGGCGACGGCAGCGATCTCGGCCGCATCTCGAACCAGCAGGTCTTTCTCTCGGCGCTCGCACGCAAGATCGTGAGCGGCGGAGTTCTATCGAATCCTGTGCAGCTGTACACGCTCGCGAAGGCTGTCGTCGCGAATGTGACACCGTCGCAGACGCTGACGAACCCGATGACCCTGGTCCAGATCGCACTGGCGCTGAAGGACACCGGTCTTGAGAACATGGTGTTTCTGCAGTACCCGACGGTCGCCGATCCGGACAACGCGAATCGGGTGGTTCCGCAGAGTTCGGCCGCGAAGGCGGTCAATCAGGCCCTCGTGCAGGATCAACCGGTGAAGCTGACCGGGACGACCGGCCGTGGGGCGGAGGACCCGAATCCCACGCCCACGCCGGCTCCGGCTGCCACCGGGGCGGCGACGCAGCAACCGGCCACGTCGACGCCGACCGGCGGGGGGTCTGTCGAACTGCCCTCGAACGTCACTGGGCAGACCGCAGCACAGCAGACCTGCACGAGAGGCAACAACTGA